The Streptomyces sp. NBC_01689 genome includes a window with the following:
- a CDS encoding AfsR/SARP family transcriptional regulator: MDPVRYRILGTTQALRTDGTAVPVGGARLRALLTVLALRPGRTVPAAVLVDEVWDGDPPADASAALQALVGRLRRALGADAVGSADGGYRLAAAPDDIDLHRFERLAGEGARALADGDPAKAAVILDDALALWHGPALADLPDRAAEAVRWETRRLDVRRARLAAALALGQAEQSLPELTALCDLHPLDEPLHALRLRALRDAGRPAEALAAYESVRALLADRLGSDPGPELRALHGELLRPADPAPSPRAPAHPGGAGSRTRPVPHHPAPAGHATAPAPRVPATGRRPGATPAPPGNLRARLTSFVGREADIGTIRNDLASARLVTLLGPGGAGKTRLSQEAAEAVASGLRDGVWLAELAPVDDAKAVPDAVLTAVGARETVLRGAGAEEMRAASERHDDPLHRLAEYCSKRTMLLILDNCEHVVDAAARLAEELLERCPGLTVLATSREPLGVPGELLRPVEPLPEPFALRLFADRGASARPGFRIDADAGTAEAAAEICRRLDGLPLAIELAAARLRMLTPRQIADRLDDRFRLLTSGSRTVLPRQQTLRAVVDWSWDLLDGDERDVLRRLSVFAGGCDLAAAEAVCGPAALEALGSLVDKSLVVAAPSGDGAMRYRLLETVAEYAGERLDESGRRSAAERDHLTYYRELARTTDPQLRSPGQRAAIERMERESENLRAALQRAVATGDEQEALCLVLSLAWYWQMRDLRLMARHWSNEVMALGPDPFAEPLRPVPPLTESCTDAPPPMRPEILDEARRGLHLVHLACMDMDMGAWETPEAQVKLRAISRAYSPGLPQTCRSPGNLWFYAVIMTGDVDRMHAVIDETVRTCRDLGYAWELGVALQMRANVLANRATWSGDAVRDAEEALEIFTRIGDSWGAAEALSARGEAYERRGDYRLAADDYARAMAYAEGLGAHAQTAVLSTRLGGVLIESGETERGERMLRDVLARGEGSLNEAMPASRLFLAIWLGRSGRVPEAREQMRLLRADFEAVTFVVFDGFVLGVEAWLDALEGRYEASLAKVGKALERAGDPLSQVIAPHMVSAHLTTAAVALTGVDGGRRVRDAAVLLGAADRLLPPGHFAGPMEGEVRVRAETGVRALLDDAAYEAAYAEGGALSLEEAAALV; this comes from the coding sequence ATGGACCCCGTGCGCTACCGCATCCTCGGAACCACCCAGGCACTCCGCACCGACGGCACGGCCGTCCCGGTCGGCGGTGCGCGCCTGCGCGCGCTGCTGACCGTGCTCGCGCTGCGGCCGGGCCGGACCGTGCCCGCCGCCGTCCTGGTCGACGAGGTGTGGGACGGCGACCCGCCCGCCGACGCGTCCGCGGCGCTCCAGGCACTGGTCGGACGGCTGCGCCGCGCGCTCGGCGCCGACGCGGTGGGGTCGGCGGACGGCGGCTACCGGCTCGCCGCGGCGCCCGACGACATCGACCTGCACCGCTTCGAGCGGCTCGCCGGGGAGGGCGCCCGCGCGCTCGCCGACGGCGACCCGGCGAAGGCGGCCGTCATCCTCGACGACGCCCTCGCGCTGTGGCACGGGCCGGCCCTGGCCGACCTCCCCGACCGCGCCGCCGAAGCGGTCCGCTGGGAGACCAGGCGCCTCGACGTGCGCCGCGCCCGCCTCGCCGCGGCCCTGGCACTCGGCCAGGCCGAGCAGTCCCTGCCCGAACTCACCGCCCTGTGCGACCTGCACCCCCTGGACGAGCCGCTGCACGCGCTGCGGCTGCGTGCCCTGCGCGACGCGGGCCGCCCCGCCGAGGCCCTGGCCGCCTACGAGTCGGTCCGCGCGCTGCTCGCCGACCGGCTGGGCTCCGACCCCGGCCCGGAGCTGCGCGCGCTGCACGGAGAGCTGCTCCGCCCGGCCGACCCGGCGCCCTCCCCGCGGGCCCCCGCGCACCCGGGCGGCGCCGGGTCCCGTACCCGGCCCGTACCGCACCACCCGGCACCGGCCGGACACGCCACCGCGCCCGCGCCGCGCGTCCCCGCGACCGGGCGGCGGCCCGGTGCCACTCCCGCGCCGCCCGGCAACCTCCGTGCCCGGCTCACCTCGTTCGTCGGACGGGAGGCCGACATCGGCACGATCCGGAACGACCTCGCCTCGGCCCGGCTGGTGACCCTGCTCGGCCCCGGCGGCGCCGGGAAGACCCGGCTGTCGCAGGAGGCGGCGGAGGCCGTCGCCTCCGGGCTCCGGGACGGCGTGTGGCTGGCCGAACTCGCCCCGGTCGACGACGCGAAGGCCGTGCCCGACGCGGTGCTCACCGCCGTCGGAGCCCGCGAGACCGTGCTGCGCGGGGCCGGCGCCGAAGAGATGCGGGCCGCCTCCGAGCGGCACGACGACCCGCTGCACCGGCTCGCCGAGTACTGCTCCAAGCGCACCATGCTGCTCATCCTCGACAACTGCGAGCACGTCGTGGACGCCGCGGCGCGCCTGGCCGAGGAGCTCCTGGAGCGGTGCCCGGGGCTGACCGTACTGGCCACCAGCCGTGAACCCCTCGGCGTACCGGGGGAGTTGCTGCGGCCCGTGGAACCCCTGCCGGAGCCGTTCGCGCTGCGGCTGTTCGCCGACCGAGGGGCCTCCGCCCGGCCCGGCTTCCGGATCGACGCCGACGCCGGGACCGCCGAGGCCGCGGCGGAGATCTGCCGCCGGCTGGACGGACTGCCGCTCGCCATCGAACTCGCCGCGGCCCGGCTGCGGATGCTCACCCCGCGGCAGATCGCCGACCGGCTCGACGACCGGTTCCGGCTGCTGACCTCGGGCAGCCGTACGGTGCTGCCGCGCCAGCAGACCCTGCGGGCCGTTGTCGACTGGTCCTGGGACCTTCTCGACGGGGACGAACGGGACGTCCTGCGACGGCTGTCGGTGTTCGCGGGCGGCTGCGACCTCGCCGCCGCCGAGGCCGTCTGCGGCCCGGCGGCCCTGGAGGCGCTCGGATCGCTGGTCGACAAGTCCCTCGTGGTCGCCGCCCCCTCCGGCGACGGCGCGATGCGCTACCGGCTGCTGGAGACCGTCGCCGAGTACGCCGGTGAACGGCTCGACGAGTCCGGCCGGCGCTCCGCGGCCGAGCGCGACCACCTCACGTACTACCGGGAACTCGCCCGCACCACCGACCCCCAGCTGCGCAGCCCCGGCCAGCGCGCCGCGATCGAGCGGATGGAACGGGAGTCGGAGAACCTGCGGGCCGCCCTGCAGCGTGCCGTCGCCACCGGCGACGAGCAGGAGGCGCTCTGTCTCGTCCTCTCGCTCGCCTGGTACTGGCAGATGCGCGACCTGCGGCTGATGGCCCGGCACTGGTCGAACGAGGTCATGGCCCTCGGCCCCGACCCCTTTGCCGAGCCCCTGCGGCCCGTCCCGCCGCTGACCGAGAGCTGCACGGACGCTCCGCCGCCGATGCGCCCCGAGATCCTCGACGAGGCGCGCCGCGGCCTGCATCTCGTCCATCTCGCCTGCATGGACATGGACATGGGCGCCTGGGAGACCCCCGAGGCCCAGGTGAAACTGCGCGCCATCAGCCGGGCCTACAGCCCGGGGCTGCCGCAGACCTGCCGCAGCCCCGGCAACCTCTGGTTCTACGCCGTGATCATGACGGGTGACGTGGACAGGATGCACGCCGTCATCGACGAGACCGTCCGCACCTGCCGCGACCTCGGCTACGCGTGGGAGCTCGGCGTCGCCCTCCAGATGCGCGCCAACGTCCTCGCCAACCGGGCCACCTGGTCGGGCGACGCGGTCCGGGACGCGGAGGAGGCGCTGGAGATCTTCACCCGGATCGGGGACTCCTGGGGGGCCGCGGAGGCGCTGTCGGCGCGCGGCGAGGCCTATGAACGCCGGGGCGACTACCGGCTCGCGGCCGACGACTACGCCCGGGCGATGGCGTACGCCGAGGGGCTCGGCGCGCACGCGCAGACGGCGGTGCTGAGCACCCGGCTCGGCGGCGTCCTCATCGAGTCCGGCGAGACCGAGCGCGGTGAGCGGATGCTGCGGGACGTGCTGGCGCGGGGCGAGGGCAGCCTGAACGAGGCCATGCCCGCCTCCCGGCTCTTCCTGGCGATATGGCTGGGCCGCAGCGGGCGGGTCCCGGAGGCCCGCGAGCAGATGCGGCTGCTGCGCGCGGACTTCGAGGCCGTCACCTTCGTGGTCTTCGACGGCTTCGTGCTGGGTGTGGAGGCGTGGCTGGACGCGCTGGAGGGCCGGTACGAGGCCTCCCTGGCGAAGGTCGGCAAGGCGCTGGAGCGGGCGGGCGATCCGCTGTCGCAGGTCATCGCGCCGCACATGGTCTCCGCGCATCTGACCACCGCGGCCGTCGCCCTCACCGGTGTGGACGGCGGGCGGCGGGTGCGTGACGCGGCCGTGCTGCTCGGCGCGGCCGACCGGCTGCTGCCGCCGGGGCACTTCGCCGGTCCGATGGAGGGCGAGGTGCGGGTCCGGGCCGAGACCGGTGTACGGGCCCTGCTGGACGACGCGGCGTACGAGGCCGCGTACGCCGAGGGCGGCGCGCTCTCCCTGGAGGAGGCCGCCGCCCTCGTGTGA
- a CDS encoding ABC transporter permease — protein MSARPSPATTLPRGGSAPHLPPAAEAPLAAAGDPRISPRAHARHIGALVRRNLLWIRQDPESMFDAVLMPIVFTLLFVYVFGGSIGQSLGGGQDAYVQYVVPGLMAMTAMNIATAVGTGFNQDFQTGVMDRFRTLPIGQGSVLFAKIVVELLRMLVATTILLVVGVLVGFDITDWPGLFASVGLSVLFGSALMWIFLVLGVTMKNAQSVQAMGFLVLMPLQFGSSIFSPTGTMPGWLRAFTEYNPLSSLADTTRGLMVGGPVTHGLWVTLAWTAGLTVVMAPIAIHKFRTKS, from the coding sequence ATGAGCGCCCGCCCGTCGCCCGCCACCACCCTTCCGAGGGGCGGCTCCGCCCCGCACCTTCCGCCCGCCGCCGAAGCCCCCCTCGCCGCCGCGGGAGACCCGCGCATCTCCCCCCGGGCGCACGCACGCCACATCGGCGCCCTCGTCCGCCGCAACCTGCTGTGGATCCGCCAGGACCCGGAGTCGATGTTCGACGCCGTCCTGATGCCGATCGTCTTCACCCTGCTGTTCGTGTACGTCTTCGGCGGCTCCATCGGCCAGTCCCTGGGCGGCGGACAGGACGCCTACGTGCAGTACGTGGTGCCCGGACTGATGGCGATGACGGCCATGAACATCGCGACGGCCGTCGGCACCGGCTTCAACCAGGACTTCCAGACCGGGGTGATGGACCGCTTCCGCACCCTGCCCATCGGCCAGGGATCCGTGCTCTTCGCCAAGATCGTGGTGGAACTGCTGCGGATGCTCGTCGCCACGACGATCCTCCTGGTCGTCGGCGTGCTGGTCGGCTTCGACATCACCGATTGGCCCGGCCTGTTCGCCTCCGTGGGTCTGTCCGTCCTCTTCGGCTCGGCCCTGATGTGGATCTTCCTGGTCCTCGGGGTGACGATGAAGAACGCGCAGTCGGTGCAGGCGATGGGCTTCCTGGTCCTGATGCCCCTGCAGTTCGGTTCGTCGATCTTCTCGCCGACCGGGACCATGCCGGGCTGGCTGCGCGCCTTCACCGAGTACAACCCGCTGTCCTCGCTCGCGGACACCACACGCGGTCTGATGGTCGGCGGCCCGGTCACGCACGGACTGTGGGTGACCCTCGCCTGGACGGCGGGGCTCACCGTGGTGATGGCGCCGATCGCGATCCACAAGTTCCGCACCAAGAGCTGA
- a CDS encoding ATP-binding cassette domain-containing protein: MTRIDKNPGGGARSAVTVRGLVKHYGETKALDGVDLDVHEGTVLGVLGPNGAGKTTLVRILSTLVTPDAGRATVAGYDVLTQPRQLRRVIGLTGQYASVDEKLPGWENLYMIGRLLDLPRKEARRRADELLERFSLTDAAKRPASTYSGGMRRRLDLAASMIGDPSVLYLDEPTTGLDPRTRNEVWKEVKRMVADGATVLLTTQYMEEAEQLASELTVIDRGKVIANGRIDDLKARVGGRTLRIRPLDPLELRPLAALFDELGLTGLASSAVDIETGTVVVPILSDEQLTAVVGAVSARGITIASISTELPSLDEVFLSLTGHKASAPQDTPPARAYEEVSA; this comes from the coding sequence ATGACGCGAATCGACAAGAACCCCGGCGGCGGCGCCCGCAGCGCCGTCACCGTGCGGGGGCTGGTCAAGCACTACGGCGAGACCAAGGCACTGGACGGCGTGGACCTGGACGTCCACGAAGGCACCGTCCTCGGCGTGCTCGGTCCCAACGGCGCCGGCAAGACCACCCTCGTCCGCATCCTGTCCACCCTGGTCACCCCGGACGCCGGACGGGCGACGGTGGCCGGCTACGACGTGCTCACCCAGCCCCGCCAGCTGCGCCGCGTGATAGGCCTCACCGGCCAGTACGCCTCGGTCGACGAGAAGCTCCCCGGCTGGGAGAACCTGTACATGATCGGGCGGCTGCTGGACCTGCCCCGCAAGGAGGCCCGCCGGCGCGCCGACGAGCTCCTGGAGCGCTTCTCGCTCACCGACGCCGCCAAGCGCCCCGCGTCCACGTACTCCGGCGGCATGCGCCGCAGGCTCGACCTCGCCGCCTCCATGATCGGCGACCCGTCCGTCCTCTACCTGGACGAGCCGACCACCGGGCTCGACCCGCGCACCCGCAACGAGGTGTGGAAGGAGGTCAAGCGGATGGTCGCGGACGGCGCGACCGTCCTGCTCACCACCCAGTACATGGAGGAGGCCGAGCAGCTGGCGTCCGAGCTGACGGTCATCGACCGCGGCAAGGTCATCGCCAACGGCCGGATCGACGACCTGAAGGCCCGGGTCGGCGGCCGTACGCTGCGCATCCGCCCGCTTGACCCGCTGGAACTGCGCCCGCTGGCCGCCCTCTTCGACGAGCTGGGCCTCACCGGGCTCGCGTCCTCGGCCGTGGACATCGAGACCGGCACCGTGGTGGTGCCGATCCTCAGCGACGAACAGCTCACCGCCGTGGTCGGCGCGGTCAGCGCGCGCGGCATCACCATCGCCTCCATCTCCACCGAACTGCCCAGTCTTGACGAGGTGTTCCTGTCCCTCACCGGCCACAAGGCCAGTGCCCCGCAGGACACGCCGCCCGCCCGCGCCTACGAGGAGGTCTCCGCATGA
- the panB gene encoding 3-methyl-2-oxobutanoate hydroxymethyltransferase, with protein sequence MTQLSAAPNQPADGARATTDSARALYGGKSTRRITVRDITAAKERGEKWPMLTAYDAMTASVFDDAGIPVMLVGDSAGNCHLGYETTVPVTLDEMTMLSAAVVRGTSRALIVGDLPFGSYQEGPVQALRSATRLVKEAGVGAVKLEGGERSHRQIELLVESGIPVMAHIGLTPQSVNSMGYRVQGRGEEAAQQLLRDAKAVQDAGAFAVVLELVPAELAAEVTRTLHIPTVGIGAGPETDAQVLVWTDMLGLTGGRVPKFVKQYADLRTVIGDAARAFADDVVGGTFPLEEHSVH encoded by the coding sequence ATGACGCAGCTCTCGGCTGCCCCGAACCAGCCCGCCGACGGTGCGCGGGCCACCACCGACAGCGCCAGGGCGCTGTACGGAGGCAAGAGCACCCGCCGCATCACGGTCCGCGACATCACCGCGGCCAAGGAGCGCGGCGAGAAGTGGCCCATGCTCACCGCCTACGACGCGATGACCGCGTCGGTCTTCGACGACGCCGGCATCCCGGTGATGCTCGTCGGCGACTCGGCCGGCAACTGCCACCTCGGCTACGAGACCACCGTGCCCGTCACCCTCGACGAGATGACGATGCTGTCCGCCGCCGTCGTCCGCGGCACCAGCCGCGCCCTGATCGTCGGCGACCTGCCCTTCGGCTCGTACCAGGAGGGCCCGGTCCAGGCCCTGCGCTCCGCCACCCGGCTGGTCAAGGAGGCCGGCGTCGGCGCCGTGAAGCTGGAGGGCGGCGAGCGCTCGCACCGCCAGATCGAGCTGCTCGTCGAGTCCGGCATCCCCGTCATGGCGCACATCGGTCTCACCCCGCAGTCCGTGAACTCCATGGGCTACCGCGTCCAGGGCCGCGGCGAGGAAGCCGCCCAGCAGCTGCTGCGCGACGCCAAGGCGGTCCAGGACGCGGGCGCCTTCGCGGTCGTCCTGGAGCTGGTGCCGGCGGAGCTCGCCGCCGAGGTCACCCGCACCCTGCACATCCCGACCGTCGGCATCGGCGCCGGCCCGGAGACCGACGCACAGGTCCTGGTCTGGACCGACATGCTCGGCCTCACCGGGGGCCGGGTGCCGAAGTTCGTGAAGCAGTACGCCGATCTGCGGACGGTCATCGGCGACGCGGCCCGCGCCTTCGCCGACGACGTGGTCGGCGGGACGTTCCCCCTGGAGGAGCACTCCGTCCACTAG
- a CDS encoding MFS transporter: MTTPAAPAERRVPEAVHRRRWAILGVLMLSLLIVVLDNSILNVAIKTISTPAPTGLGATQSQLEWAINAYTLVFAGLLFTAGLLGDRLGRKKVLLAGLAVFGVGSALAAESGSPVQLIVFRAVMGFGAAFVMPATLAVLMNVFEREEQPKAIGIWAGGVGLAIAIGPITGGVLLAHFWWGSVFLINVPIVVLALGLMFWLVPDSRDPNPGRVDLVGVVLSVIGLVLLVYGIIKGGQLASFTDATVLATIGAGVAVLVAFVVYEKRSDHPSIDVTYFKNKVFSAAIAAIALVFFALMGVTFFSVFYTQSVRGYSPLKTGVLMLPLAAAQLIFAPRARLVVDRIGNRATCTAGLLLLAAMLGAFATLKADTPIWLLEVVFFLMGTGMAHIMTPTSVVIMQALPREKAGSASALSNVFRQVGGALGIAVLGSVLSSAYRNGIEDKLSLLPPGLRHTAGESIEATLGVAAKLGPRGEALVTPANDAFLHAMHVTALCGAGVAIVGAVIVAVFLPGRPPARQQDEDRTELVTAEH; the protein is encoded by the coding sequence ATGACAACTCCCGCTGCCCCCGCCGAACGGCGTGTGCCCGAAGCGGTGCACCGGCGCCGCTGGGCCATTCTCGGCGTGCTCATGCTCAGCCTGTTGATCGTGGTCCTGGACAACTCGATCCTCAACGTCGCGATCAAGACGATCTCCACCCCGGCACCCACCGGGCTCGGCGCCACGCAGAGCCAGCTGGAGTGGGCCATCAACGCCTACACGCTCGTCTTCGCCGGGCTGCTCTTCACCGCGGGCCTCCTCGGCGACCGGCTCGGCCGCAAGAAGGTCCTGCTCGCCGGTCTGGCGGTCTTCGGGGTGGGCTCGGCTCTGGCGGCGGAGTCCGGCTCACCCGTCCAGCTCATCGTCTTCCGCGCCGTCATGGGCTTCGGCGCCGCCTTCGTGATGCCCGCCACCCTCGCCGTCCTCATGAACGTCTTCGAGCGCGAGGAACAGCCCAAGGCCATCGGCATCTGGGCCGGCGGCGTCGGTCTGGCCATCGCCATCGGCCCGATCACCGGCGGTGTGCTGCTCGCCCACTTCTGGTGGGGCTCCGTCTTCCTGATCAACGTGCCGATCGTGGTCCTCGCGCTCGGCCTGATGTTCTGGCTGGTCCCCGACTCCCGCGACCCGAACCCCGGCCGTGTCGACCTGGTCGGTGTCGTGCTCTCCGTCATCGGACTCGTGCTGCTCGTCTACGGCATCATCAAGGGCGGCCAGCTGGCCTCCTTCACCGACGCGACGGTCCTCGCCACCATCGGGGCCGGAGTCGCCGTCCTCGTCGCCTTCGTCGTCTACGAGAAGCGCAGCGACCATCCCTCCATCGACGTCACGTACTTCAAGAACAAGGTCTTCTCGGCCGCCATCGCCGCCATCGCGCTCGTCTTCTTCGCACTGATGGGCGTGACCTTCTTCTCCGTCTTCTACACCCAGAGCGTGCGCGGCTACTCGCCCCTGAAGACCGGTGTGCTGATGCTGCCGCTCGCCGCCGCCCAGCTCATCTTCGCGCCGCGCGCCCGCCTCGTCGTCGACCGCATCGGCAACCGGGCCACCTGCACGGCGGGCCTGCTGCTGCTCGCCGCGATGCTCGGCGCGTTCGCCACACTGAAGGCGGACACCCCGATCTGGCTCCTCGAGGTCGTCTTCTTCCTGATGGGCACCGGCATGGCGCACATCATGACCCCGACGAGCGTCGTCATAATGCAGGCCCTGCCGCGCGAGAAGGCCGGCTCCGCCTCCGCCCTCAGCAACGTCTTCCGCCAGGTCGGCGGCGCCCTCGGCATCGCGGTCCTCGGTTCGGTCCTCTCCTCGGCCTACCGCAACGGCATCGAGGACAAGCTCTCCCTTCTCCCGCCCGGCCTGCGCCACACCGCGGGCGAGTCCATCGAGGCCACCCTCGGTGTCGCCGCCAAGCTCGGCCCCCGGGGCGAGGCCCTCGTCACCCCGGCCAACGACGCCTTCCTGCACGCCATGCACGTCACCGCCCTGTGCGGCGCCGGGGTCGCGATCGTGGGCGCCGTCATCGTCGCCGTGTTCCTGCCGGGCCGTCCGCCGGCCCGGCAACAGGACGAGGACCGGACGGAGTTGGTGACCGCGGAGCACTGA
- a CDS encoding TetR/AcrR family transcriptional regulator produces MNLAESRERHEGPTRGRPRSEAVERSIIEGAMKLLEDGVPLADISIERLARTAGVGKATIYRRWSGKEELFVDVLRAAEPPDAELPGTSMRDDLIALLEPLRRRGLASRSSALLHNVYAQIKTSPKIWAAYQATVIEPRRRTTFEVLRRGQRDGELRADVDIEVINDLFVGPMLVRAVMRPEAELPENLAEQIVDAVLTGLRPPGR; encoded by the coding sequence GTGAACCTCGCGGAAAGCCGGGAAAGGCACGAGGGTCCCACCCGGGGGCGCCCCCGCAGCGAGGCCGTGGAACGCTCCATCATCGAGGGCGCGATGAAACTCCTGGAGGACGGCGTCCCGCTCGCGGACATCTCCATCGAACGGCTGGCCCGCACGGCGGGCGTCGGCAAGGCGACCATCTACCGCCGCTGGAGCGGCAAGGAGGAACTCTTCGTCGACGTCCTGCGCGCCGCCGAACCCCCGGACGCCGAACTCCCCGGCACCTCGATGCGCGACGACCTGATCGCCCTTCTGGAACCGCTGCGCCGGCGGGGTCTCGCCAGCCGCTCCTCGGCGCTCCTGCACAACGTCTACGCCCAGATAAAGACCAGCCCGAAGATCTGGGCGGCCTACCAGGCGACCGTCATCGAACCGCGGCGCCGGACCACGTTCGAGGTCCTGCGCCGCGGGCAGCGTGACGGTGAACTCCGCGCCGACGTGGACATAGAGGTCATCAACGACCTCTTCGTCGGACCCATGCTGGTGCGCGCCGTGATGCGCCCGGAGGCCGAACTCCCCGAGAACCTCGCCGAGCAGATCGTGGACGCGGTGCTCACGGGGCTCCGCCCGCCCGGACGTTAG
- a CDS encoding endonuclease/exonuclease/phosphatase family protein gives MAQAYMTETGSGGSGPERRGSRLRRLLETWRADRGIWRRGLVLAAIALLLALVMLLHAQIPNRIGNLGSLTETFLPWIGLFVPVLLALALVRRSASALIAVLLPTVVWLNLFGGLLVDRTGSGGDLTVATHNVNAENPDPSGTARDVAASGADVVALEELTATAVPTYEKALAATYKYHSVQGTVGLWSKYPLTGARPVDIKLGWTRAMRATVATPEGGVAVYVAHLPSVRVKLEAGFTARQRDRSADALGEAIADEPLQRIVLLGDLNGTMNDRSLNGVTSQMRSTQGAAGSGFGFSWPASFPMARIDQIMVKGVEPVTSWTLPETSSDHLPIAARVKVAATGS, from the coding sequence ATGGCGCAGGCGTACATGACGGAGACGGGCAGCGGCGGCTCGGGGCCCGAGCGTCGAGGATCCCGGCTTCGGCGCCTGCTGGAGACGTGGCGCGCAGACCGCGGCATCTGGCGCCGCGGCCTGGTCCTCGCCGCGATCGCGCTCCTCCTCGCCCTGGTGATGCTGCTGCACGCGCAGATCCCGAACCGGATCGGCAACCTCGGCAGCCTCACCGAGACGTTCCTGCCGTGGATCGGCCTGTTCGTCCCGGTCCTGCTCGCCCTCGCGCTGGTACGGAGGTCCGCGAGCGCCCTGATCGCCGTGCTGCTCCCCACGGTCGTCTGGCTGAACCTCTTCGGCGGACTGCTCGTCGACCGGACCGGCAGCGGCGGCGACCTCACCGTCGCCACGCACAACGTCAACGCGGAGAACCCCGACCCGTCCGGCACCGCCCGTGACGTGGCCGCCTCCGGCGCCGACGTGGTGGCCCTGGAGGAGCTGACGGCCACCGCCGTCCCCACGTACGAGAAGGCGCTGGCCGCCACGTACAAGTACCACTCCGTGCAGGGCACGGTCGGGCTGTGGAGCAAGTACCCGCTGACCGGGGCCCGGCCCGTGGACATCAAGCTGGGCTGGACGCGGGCGATGCGGGCGACGGTGGCGACGCCGGAGGGCGGCGTCGCGGTGTACGTCGCCCACCTCCCCTCGGTGCGGGTCAAGCTGGAGGCCGGGTTCACCGCCCGCCAGCGCGACCGCAGCGCCGACGCGCTGGGCGAGGCGATCGCCGACGAGCCGCTGCAGAGGATCGTCCTGCTCGGCGACCTCAACGGCACCATGAACGACCGGTCGCTCAACGGCGTCACCTCGCAGATGCGCTCCACCCAGGGCGCGGCGGGCAGCGGCTTCGGCTTCAGCTGGCCGGCGTCCTTCCCGATGGCCCGGATCGACCAGATCATGGTCAAGGGCGTCGAGCCGGTGACCTCCTGGACGCTGCCCGAGACCAGCAGCGACCATCTCCCGATCGCCGCCCGCGTGAAGGTCGCGGCAACCGGTTCTTAA
- a CDS encoding MFS transporter encodes MPLALLALAVGAFGIGTTEFVMMGLLPDVADDLHISLPAAGHLVSAYALGVVIGAPLLAAATARLSRRKVLIGLMVLFVAGNALSALAPDQHWLLAARFLSGLPHGAFFGVGAVVATGLVAPERKARSVSLMFLGLTVANIAGVPVATSVGQHFGWRVTFLGVSLIGLAAIATLALLVPHDHTQAASGGLRGELAALRSLPVWLALGTTVAGFGALFSAYSYVTPMLTESAGYSESSVTLLLALFGVGATAGNLAGGRLADHSLRGTLFGGLASLVAVLALFPVLMAAQWSAALAVTLLGTAAFVTGSPLQLMVMEKAAAAPSLASSANQAAFNLANAGGAWIGGLALAAGFGATSPALAGAALAVLGLAVAGTAYAVDRRHRAAHSVTPGRLVAAHVPDRPEALRR; translated from the coding sequence ATGCCCCTGGCCCTGCTCGCCCTCGCCGTGGGCGCCTTCGGCATCGGCACCACCGAGTTCGTGATGATGGGCCTGCTGCCCGACGTCGCGGACGACCTCCACATATCCCTCCCCGCCGCCGGCCACCTGGTCTCGGCGTACGCGCTCGGCGTGGTGATCGGCGCCCCGCTGCTCGCCGCGGCCACCGCCCGCCTGTCCCGCCGCAAGGTCCTGATCGGCCTCATGGTCCTCTTCGTCGCGGGCAACGCGCTCTCCGCCCTCGCCCCCGACCAGCACTGGCTGCTCGCCGCCCGCTTCCTCAGCGGCCTGCCGCACGGCGCCTTCTTCGGTGTCGGCGCCGTCGTCGCCACCGGCCTGGTCGCGCCCGAGCGCAAGGCACGCTCCGTCTCGCTGATGTTCCTCGGGCTGACCGTCGCGAACATCGCCGGAGTGCCGGTCGCCACCTCCGTCGGCCAGCACTTCGGCTGGCGGGTCACCTTCCTCGGGGTCAGCCTGATCGGGCTGGCCGCGATCGCCACACTGGCGCTGCTCGTCCCGCACGACCACACCCAGGCCGCGAGCGGCGGTCTGCGCGGCGAACTGGCGGCCCTGCGCTCCCTGCCCGTCTGGCTGGCGCTGGGGACGACGGTGGCGGGCTTCGGCGCGCTGTTCTCCGCGTACAGCTACGTCACGCCGATGCTCACCGAGTCCGCCGGGTACTCCGAGTCCAGCGTCACGCTGCTGCTCGCGCTGTTCGGCGTCGGCGCGACGGCGGGCAACCTGGCGGGCGGACGGCTGGCGGACCATTCCCTGCGCGGCACCCTCTTCGGCGGTCTCGCGTCCCTGGTCGCGGTCCTCGCGCTCTTCCCCGTCCTGATGGCGGCCCAGTGGAGTGCCGCGCTCGCCGTCACCCTGCTCGGCACGGCCGCCTTCGTCACCGGCTCCCCGCTCCAGCTGATGGTCATGGAGAAGGCGGCCGCGGCCCCGTCGCTGGCCTCCTCCGCCAACCAGGCCGCGTTCAACCTCGCCAACGCGGGCGGCGCGTGGATCGGCGGGCTCGCCCTGGCCGCGGGCTTCGGCGCCACCTCCCCGGCGCTCGCCGGAGCCGCACTCGCCGTGCTCGGCCTGGCCGTAGCCGGGACGGCCTACGCGGTCGACCGCCGCCACCGGGCCGCCCACTCGGTCACCCCCGGCCGTCTGGTCGCCGCCCACGTCCCCGACCGGCCGGAGGCGCTGCGCCGCTGA